A region of Rhizobium grahamii DNA encodes the following proteins:
- the gap gene encoding type I glyceraldehyde-3-phosphate dehydrogenase, with protein MTVKVAINGFGRIGRNVLRAIVESGRTDIEVVAINDLGPVETNAHLLRYDSIHGKFPAEVKVEGDTITVGGGKPIKVTAIKDPATLPHKEFGVDIAMECTGIFTSREKAALHLTAGAKRVIVSAPADGADLTVVFGVNHDQLTKEHLVISNASCTTNCLVPVVKVLDDAVGIDHGFMTTIHSYTGDQPTLDTMHKDLYRARAAALSMIPTSTGAAKAVGLVLPHLKGKLDGTSIRVPTPNVSVVDFKFVAKKATSVAEINEAIKAASNGKLKGILGYTDEPLVSRDFNHDSHSSIFATDQTKVMEGNFVRVLSWYDNEWGFSSRMSDTAVAFAKTI; from the coding sequence ATGACTGTAAAGGTTGCCATCAACGGCTTCGGCCGCATCGGCCGCAACGTTCTCCGCGCCATCGTCGAATCCGGCCGCACCGACATCGAAGTCGTCGCGATCAACGACCTCGGCCCGGTCGAGACCAACGCCCACCTGCTGCGCTACGACTCCATTCACGGCAAGTTCCCGGCCGAAGTGAAGGTCGAAGGCGACACCATCACCGTTGGCGGCGGCAAGCCGATCAAGGTCACCGCGATCAAGGATCCCGCCACGCTTCCCCACAAGGAATTCGGCGTCGACATCGCGATGGAATGCACCGGCATCTTCACCTCGCGTGAAAAGGCCGCCCTGCACCTGACGGCAGGCGCCAAGCGCGTCATCGTTTCGGCTCCTGCCGACGGTGCCGACCTGACCGTCGTTTTCGGCGTCAACCACGACCAGCTCACCAAGGAGCACCTGGTCATCTCCAACGCATCCTGCACGACGAACTGCCTCGTGCCGGTCGTGAAGGTTCTCGATGACGCGGTCGGCATCGACCACGGCTTCATGACCACGATCCACTCCTACACCGGTGACCAGCCGACGCTCGACACCATGCACAAGGACCTGTACCGCGCCCGCGCTGCAGCGCTCTCCATGATCCCGACCTCGACCGGCGCTGCCAAGGCTGTCGGCCTGGTTCTGCCGCACCTGAAGGGCAAGCTCGACGGCACGTCGATCCGCGTTCCGACCCCGAACGTCTCGGTCGTCGACTTCAAGTTCGTTGCCAAGAAGGCCACCTCGGTTGCCGAAATCAACGAAGCCATCAAGGCTGCTTCCAACGGCAAGCTCAAGGGCATCCTCGGCTACACCGATGAGCCGCTGGTTTCGCGCGACTTCAACCACGACAGCCACTCCTCGATCTTCGCCACCGACCAGACCAAGGTCATGGAAGGCAACTTCGTGCGCGTCCTGTCCTGGTACGACAACGAATGGGGCTTCTCCAGCCGCATGTCCGACACGGCCGTCGCTTTCGCCAAGACCATCTAA